In a genomic window of Gavia stellata isolate bGavSte3 chromosome 30, bGavSte3.hap2, whole genome shotgun sequence:
- the RBBP5 gene encoding retinoblastoma-binding protein 5 isoform X3: MNLELLESFGQNYPEEADGTLDCISMALTCTFNRWGTLLAVGCNDGRIVIWDFLTRGIAKIISAHIHPVCSLCWSRDGHKLVSASTDNIVSQWDVLSGDCDQRFRFPSPILKVQYHPRDQNRVLVCPMKSAPVMLTLSDSKHVVLPVDDDSDLNVVASFDRRGEYIYTGNAKGKILVLKTDTQDLVASFRVTTGTSNTTAIKSIEFARKGSCFLINTADRIIRVYDGREILTCGRDGEPEPMQKLQDLVNRTPWKKCCFSGDGEYIVAGSARQHALYIWEKSIGNLVKILHGTRGELLLDVAWHPVRPIIASISSGVVSIWAQNQVENWSAFAPDFKELDENVEYEERESEFDIEDEDKSEPEQTGADAAEDEEVDVTSVDPIAAFCSSDEELEDSKALLYLPIAPEVEDPEENPYGPPPDAVQSSLTDEGIGSEKKRQSSSDGPQAPKKKPKTTNIELQGVPNDEVHPLLGVKGDGKSKKKQAGRPKGSKGKDKDSPFKPKLYKGDRGALPLEGAAKGKVQAELGQPLTGGAISELL; the protein is encoded by the exons ATGAACCTGGAGCTGCTCG AGTCCTTCGGCCAGAACTACCCCGAG GAGGCCGATGGCACGCTGGACTGCATCAGCATGGCCCTGACCTGCACCTTCAACCGCTGGGGCACGCTGCTCGCCGTGGGCTGCAACGACGGGCGCATCGTCATCTGGGACTTCCTGACCAGGGGCATCGCCAAAATCATAAGCGCTCACATTCACCCCGTCTGCTCCTTATG TTGGAGTCGAGACGGTCACAAACTGGTGAGTGCTTCGACCGATAACATTGTGTCGCAGTGGGATGTGCTCTCTGGAGACTGCGACCAGAGATTTCGATTTCCTTCGCCTATCTTGAAAGTTCAGTACCACCCCCGAGATCA aaacaGAGTTTTGGTTTGTCCCATGAAGTCGGCACCGGTGATGCTAACGCTGTCAGACTCCAAACATGTTGTCCTGCCTGTGGATGATGATTCTGATCTCAATGTTGTGGCCTCCTTTGACAGGCGAGGGGAGTACATTTATACGGGCAATGCCAAGGGGAAG ATCTTGGTCTTAAAAACAGACACTCAGGATCTTGTTGCTTCCTTCAGAGTGACAACTGGAACCAGCAACACCACAGCTATTAAATCGATTGAATTTGCTCGGAAAGGAAG CTGCTTCTTGATAAACACAGCTGACCGGATAATCAGGGTGTACGATGGCCGTGAAATTCTAACTTGTGGACGAGATGGGGAGCCTGAACCGATGCAGAAGCTGCAGGATTTAGTGAACAG GACACCGTGGAAGAAGTGCTGTTTCTCTGGTGACGGTGAATATATAGTGGCAGGTTCAGCACGACAGCATGCCCTTTACATTTGGGAGAAGAGTATTGGAAACCTAGTGAAAATCCTCCACGGGACCAGAGGAGAGCTGCTCTTGGATGTAGCA TGGCATCCTGTCCGACCGATCATAGCTTCTATTTCGAGTGGTGTGGTGTCAATATGGGCTCAGAATCAAGTG GAAAACTGGAGTGCCTTTGCGCCTGACTTCAAAGAGCTGGATGAAAATGTAGAATATGAAGAGAGAGAGTCAGAATTTGATATTGAAGATGAAGATAAGAGTGAACCAGAACAGACAG GTGCTGATGctgcagaagatgaagaagtgGATGTAACTAGTGTGGATCCCATTGCTGCCTTCTGTAGCAG tgATGAAGAACTGGAGGACTCCAAGGCTCTGCTTTACTTACCCATTGCTCCTGAAGTTGAAGATCCAGAAGAAAACCCCTATGGACCTCCACCAGATGCGGTTCAGAGTTCTTTAACTGATGAGGGAATAGGTTCTGAGAAGAAGAGGCAGTCCTCCTCTGATGGACCTCAGGCACCAAAGAAGAAGCCCAAAACCACCAACATTGAACTACAAGGAGTACCTAATGATG AAGTCCATCCGCTGCTGGGTGTGAAGGGAGATGGTAAATCCAAGAAGAAGCAAGCAGGCAGGCCTAAAGGATCAAAAGGTAAAGACAAAGATTCTCCATTTAAGCCGAAACTCTACAAAGGGGACAGAGGTGCTTTACCTCTGGAAGGAGCAGCGAAGGGTAAAGTGCAGGCGGAGCTGGGACAGCCTTTGACAG GTGGTGCAATCTCAGAATTGTTATGA
- the RBBP5 gene encoding retinoblastoma-binding protein 5 isoform X1 — translation MNLELLESFGQNYPEEADGTLDCISMALTCTFNRWGTLLAVGCNDGRIVIWDFLTRGIAKIISAHIHPVCSLCWSRDGHKLVSASTDNIVSQWDVLSGDCDQRFRFPSPILKVQYHPRDQNRVLVCPMKSAPVMLTLSDSKHVVLPVDDDSDLNVVASFDRRGEYIYTGNAKGKILVLKTDTQDLVASFRVTTGTSNTTAIKSIEFARKGSCFLINTADRIIRVYDGREILTCGRDGEPEPMQKLQDLVNRTPWKKCCFSGDGEYIVAGSARQHALYIWEKSIGNLVKILHGTRGELLLDVAWHPVRPIIASISSGVVSIWAQNQVENWSAFAPDFKELDENVEYEERESEFDIEDEDKSEPEQTGADAAEDEEVDVTSVDPIAAFCSSDEELEDSKALLYLPIAPEVEDPEENPYGPPPDAVQSSLTDEGIGSEKKRQSSSDGPQAPKKKPKTTNIELQGVPNDEVHPLLGVKGDGKSKKKQAGRPKGSKGKDKDSPFKPKLYKGDRGALPLEGAAKGKVQAELGQPLTGKEPSVSVVGLLGGLALYRP, via the exons ATGAACCTGGAGCTGCTCG AGTCCTTCGGCCAGAACTACCCCGAG GAGGCCGATGGCACGCTGGACTGCATCAGCATGGCCCTGACCTGCACCTTCAACCGCTGGGGCACGCTGCTCGCCGTGGGCTGCAACGACGGGCGCATCGTCATCTGGGACTTCCTGACCAGGGGCATCGCCAAAATCATAAGCGCTCACATTCACCCCGTCTGCTCCTTATG TTGGAGTCGAGACGGTCACAAACTGGTGAGTGCTTCGACCGATAACATTGTGTCGCAGTGGGATGTGCTCTCTGGAGACTGCGACCAGAGATTTCGATTTCCTTCGCCTATCTTGAAAGTTCAGTACCACCCCCGAGATCA aaacaGAGTTTTGGTTTGTCCCATGAAGTCGGCACCGGTGATGCTAACGCTGTCAGACTCCAAACATGTTGTCCTGCCTGTGGATGATGATTCTGATCTCAATGTTGTGGCCTCCTTTGACAGGCGAGGGGAGTACATTTATACGGGCAATGCCAAGGGGAAG ATCTTGGTCTTAAAAACAGACACTCAGGATCTTGTTGCTTCCTTCAGAGTGACAACTGGAACCAGCAACACCACAGCTATTAAATCGATTGAATTTGCTCGGAAAGGAAG CTGCTTCTTGATAAACACAGCTGACCGGATAATCAGGGTGTACGATGGCCGTGAAATTCTAACTTGTGGACGAGATGGGGAGCCTGAACCGATGCAGAAGCTGCAGGATTTAGTGAACAG GACACCGTGGAAGAAGTGCTGTTTCTCTGGTGACGGTGAATATATAGTGGCAGGTTCAGCACGACAGCATGCCCTTTACATTTGGGAGAAGAGTATTGGAAACCTAGTGAAAATCCTCCACGGGACCAGAGGAGAGCTGCTCTTGGATGTAGCA TGGCATCCTGTCCGACCGATCATAGCTTCTATTTCGAGTGGTGTGGTGTCAATATGGGCTCAGAATCAAGTG GAAAACTGGAGTGCCTTTGCGCCTGACTTCAAAGAGCTGGATGAAAATGTAGAATATGAAGAGAGAGAGTCAGAATTTGATATTGAAGATGAAGATAAGAGTGAACCAGAACAGACAG GTGCTGATGctgcagaagatgaagaagtgGATGTAACTAGTGTGGATCCCATTGCTGCCTTCTGTAGCAG tgATGAAGAACTGGAGGACTCCAAGGCTCTGCTTTACTTACCCATTGCTCCTGAAGTTGAAGATCCAGAAGAAAACCCCTATGGACCTCCACCAGATGCGGTTCAGAGTTCTTTAACTGATGAGGGAATAGGTTCTGAGAAGAAGAGGCAGTCCTCCTCTGATGGACCTCAGGCACCAAAGAAGAAGCCCAAAACCACCAACATTGAACTACAAGGAGTACCTAATGATG AAGTCCATCCGCTGCTGGGTGTGAAGGGAGATGGTAAATCCAAGAAGAAGCAAGCAGGCAGGCCTAAAGGATCAAAAGGTAAAGACAAAGATTCTCCATTTAAGCCGAAACTCTACAAAGGGGACAGAGGTGCTTTACCTCTGGAAGGAGCAGCGAAGGGTAAAGTGCAGGCGGAGCTGGGACAGCCTTTGACAGGTAAGGAACCCAGCGTGAGCGTCGTTGGCTTGCTTGGTGGCCTTGCTTTGTACAGACCCTGA
- the RBBP5 gene encoding retinoblastoma-binding protein 5 isoform X4, producing MNLELLESFGQNYPEEADGTLDCISMALTCTFNRWGTLLAVGCNDGRIVIWDFLTRGIAKIISAHIHPVCSLCWSRDGHKLVSASTDNIVSQWDVLSGDCDQRFRFPSPILKVQYHPRDQNRVLVCPMKSAPVMLTLSDSKHVVLPVDDDSDLNVVASFDRRGEYIYTGNAKGKILVLKTDTQDLVASFRVTTGTSNTTAIKSIEFARKGSCFLINTADRIIRVYDGREILTCGRDGEPEPMQKLQDLVNRTPWKKCCFSGDGEYIVAGSARQHALYIWEKSIGNLVKILHGTRGELLLDVAWHPVRPIIASISSGVVSIWAQNQVENWSAFAPDFKELDENVEYEERESEFDIEDEDKSEPEQTGADAAEDEEVDVTSVDPIAAFCSSDEELEDSKALLYLPIAPEVEDPEENPYGPPPDAVQSSLTDEGIGSEKKRQSSSDGPQAPKKKPKTTNIELQGVPNDEVHPLLGVKGDGKSKKKQAGRPKGSKAGGAISELL from the exons ATGAACCTGGAGCTGCTCG AGTCCTTCGGCCAGAACTACCCCGAG GAGGCCGATGGCACGCTGGACTGCATCAGCATGGCCCTGACCTGCACCTTCAACCGCTGGGGCACGCTGCTCGCCGTGGGCTGCAACGACGGGCGCATCGTCATCTGGGACTTCCTGACCAGGGGCATCGCCAAAATCATAAGCGCTCACATTCACCCCGTCTGCTCCTTATG TTGGAGTCGAGACGGTCACAAACTGGTGAGTGCTTCGACCGATAACATTGTGTCGCAGTGGGATGTGCTCTCTGGAGACTGCGACCAGAGATTTCGATTTCCTTCGCCTATCTTGAAAGTTCAGTACCACCCCCGAGATCA aaacaGAGTTTTGGTTTGTCCCATGAAGTCGGCACCGGTGATGCTAACGCTGTCAGACTCCAAACATGTTGTCCTGCCTGTGGATGATGATTCTGATCTCAATGTTGTGGCCTCCTTTGACAGGCGAGGGGAGTACATTTATACGGGCAATGCCAAGGGGAAG ATCTTGGTCTTAAAAACAGACACTCAGGATCTTGTTGCTTCCTTCAGAGTGACAACTGGAACCAGCAACACCACAGCTATTAAATCGATTGAATTTGCTCGGAAAGGAAG CTGCTTCTTGATAAACACAGCTGACCGGATAATCAGGGTGTACGATGGCCGTGAAATTCTAACTTGTGGACGAGATGGGGAGCCTGAACCGATGCAGAAGCTGCAGGATTTAGTGAACAG GACACCGTGGAAGAAGTGCTGTTTCTCTGGTGACGGTGAATATATAGTGGCAGGTTCAGCACGACAGCATGCCCTTTACATTTGGGAGAAGAGTATTGGAAACCTAGTGAAAATCCTCCACGGGACCAGAGGAGAGCTGCTCTTGGATGTAGCA TGGCATCCTGTCCGACCGATCATAGCTTCTATTTCGAGTGGTGTGGTGTCAATATGGGCTCAGAATCAAGTG GAAAACTGGAGTGCCTTTGCGCCTGACTTCAAAGAGCTGGATGAAAATGTAGAATATGAAGAGAGAGAGTCAGAATTTGATATTGAAGATGAAGATAAGAGTGAACCAGAACAGACAG GTGCTGATGctgcagaagatgaagaagtgGATGTAACTAGTGTGGATCCCATTGCTGCCTTCTGTAGCAG tgATGAAGAACTGGAGGACTCCAAGGCTCTGCTTTACTTACCCATTGCTCCTGAAGTTGAAGATCCAGAAGAAAACCCCTATGGACCTCCACCAGATGCGGTTCAGAGTTCTTTAACTGATGAGGGAATAGGTTCTGAGAAGAAGAGGCAGTCCTCCTCTGATGGACCTCAGGCACCAAAGAAGAAGCCCAAAACCACCAACATTGAACTACAAGGAGTACCTAATGATG AAGTCCATCCGCTGCTGGGTGTGAAGGGAGATGGTAAATCCAAGAAGAAGCAAGCAGGCAGGCCTAAAGGATCAAAAG CAGGTGGTGCAATCTCAGAATTGTTATGA
- the TMEM81 gene encoding transmembrane protein 81, translated as MKTLENSHVLGILLCAFYLPLAVSFEKVTIPSELKSAVAKIVVNTTSCSVTCGLGFKLEEICEITPAGERRNCTLRRSDCLTSWVCGLLHFTIPVGKSFQFSCLTSDAVGFGSRAYSYTWRLAHGLITTNDVLFKPFKNPDSVIRFSPTRESDAGTYRCDVQMLKTFRIIKRVYFGVRVIRNDLVDLNFQKSLTWEQKLAANEEEGNTENSTHEEAQEQQHFWQGELFYECLVGVGSGVIAGVLVSVVLYFLQKTFGKESCREMN; from the coding sequence ATGAAGACCTTGGAGAACAGCCACGTCCTTGGGATATTACTCTGTGCTTTCTATCTACCGTTGGCGGTTTCCTTTGAAAAAGTTACCATCCCATCAGAGCTGAAGTCAGCTGTAGCGAAAATTGTGGTCAACACCACATCCTGCAGCGTCACCTGTGGGTTGGGCTTCAAGCTGGAGGAGATATGCGAGATCACTCCTGCCGGAGAGAGGAGGAATTGTACCTTGCGCAGGTCCGACTGCCTGACCAGCTGGGTTTGTGGCTTACTCCACTTCACCATCCCTGTGGGCAAATCCTTCCAGTTCAGCTGCCTGACCTCGGACGCAGTCGGCTTTGGTAGCCGAGCCTATAGCTATACGTGGAGACTTGCCCATGGCCTTATCACCACAAATGATGTACTGTTCAAACCTTTCAAAAATCCAGATTCTGTCATCAGATTTTCCCCTACCAGGGAGTCTGATGCAGGGACTTACCGATGTGATGTGCAGATGTTGAAGACATTCAGAATCATCAAGAGGGTCTACTTCGGGGTCAGAGTGATCCGGAATGACTTAGTGGATCTGAACTTTCAGAAATCCTTGACCTGGGAACAGAAGTTAGCAGCAAACGAGGaggaaggaaacacagaaaacagcaccCACGAAGAAGCACAAGAGCAGCAGCACTTTTGGCAAGGAGAGTTGTTTTATGAATGCTTGGTAGGAGTTGGAAGTGGAGTGATAGCGGGTGTCTTGGTGAGCGTGGTGCTCTACTTCCTGCAGAAGACTTTTGGCAAGGAGAGCTGCAGAGAAATGAACTGA
- the RBBP5 gene encoding retinoblastoma-binding protein 5 isoform X2: MNLELLESFGQNYPEEADGTLDCISMALTCTFNRWGTLLAVGCNDGRIVIWDFLTRGIAKIISAHIHPVCSLCWSRDGHKLVSASTDNIVSQWDVLSGDCDQRFRFPSPILKVQYHPRDQNRVLVCPMKSAPVMLTLSDSKHVVLPVDDDSDLNVVASFDRRGEYIYTGNAKGKILVLKTDTQDLVASFRVTTGTSNTTAIKSIEFARKGSCFLINTADRIIRVYDGREILTCGRDGEPEPMQKLQDLVNRTPWKKCCFSGDGEYIVAGSARQHALYIWEKSIGNLVKILHGTRGELLLDVAWHPVRPIIASISSGVVSIWAQNQVENWSAFAPDFKELDENVEYEERESEFDIEDEDKSEPEQTGADAAEDEEVDVTSVDPIAAFCSSDEELEDSKALLYLPIAPEVEDPEENPYGPPPDAVQSSLTDEGIGSEKKRQSSSDGPQAPKKKPKTTNIELQGVPNDEVHPLLGVKGDGKSKKKQAGRPKGSKGKDKDSPFKPKLYKGDRGALPLEGAAKGKVQAELGQPLTAGGAISELL; encoded by the exons ATGAACCTGGAGCTGCTCG AGTCCTTCGGCCAGAACTACCCCGAG GAGGCCGATGGCACGCTGGACTGCATCAGCATGGCCCTGACCTGCACCTTCAACCGCTGGGGCACGCTGCTCGCCGTGGGCTGCAACGACGGGCGCATCGTCATCTGGGACTTCCTGACCAGGGGCATCGCCAAAATCATAAGCGCTCACATTCACCCCGTCTGCTCCTTATG TTGGAGTCGAGACGGTCACAAACTGGTGAGTGCTTCGACCGATAACATTGTGTCGCAGTGGGATGTGCTCTCTGGAGACTGCGACCAGAGATTTCGATTTCCTTCGCCTATCTTGAAAGTTCAGTACCACCCCCGAGATCA aaacaGAGTTTTGGTTTGTCCCATGAAGTCGGCACCGGTGATGCTAACGCTGTCAGACTCCAAACATGTTGTCCTGCCTGTGGATGATGATTCTGATCTCAATGTTGTGGCCTCCTTTGACAGGCGAGGGGAGTACATTTATACGGGCAATGCCAAGGGGAAG ATCTTGGTCTTAAAAACAGACACTCAGGATCTTGTTGCTTCCTTCAGAGTGACAACTGGAACCAGCAACACCACAGCTATTAAATCGATTGAATTTGCTCGGAAAGGAAG CTGCTTCTTGATAAACACAGCTGACCGGATAATCAGGGTGTACGATGGCCGTGAAATTCTAACTTGTGGACGAGATGGGGAGCCTGAACCGATGCAGAAGCTGCAGGATTTAGTGAACAG GACACCGTGGAAGAAGTGCTGTTTCTCTGGTGACGGTGAATATATAGTGGCAGGTTCAGCACGACAGCATGCCCTTTACATTTGGGAGAAGAGTATTGGAAACCTAGTGAAAATCCTCCACGGGACCAGAGGAGAGCTGCTCTTGGATGTAGCA TGGCATCCTGTCCGACCGATCATAGCTTCTATTTCGAGTGGTGTGGTGTCAATATGGGCTCAGAATCAAGTG GAAAACTGGAGTGCCTTTGCGCCTGACTTCAAAGAGCTGGATGAAAATGTAGAATATGAAGAGAGAGAGTCAGAATTTGATATTGAAGATGAAGATAAGAGTGAACCAGAACAGACAG GTGCTGATGctgcagaagatgaagaagtgGATGTAACTAGTGTGGATCCCATTGCTGCCTTCTGTAGCAG tgATGAAGAACTGGAGGACTCCAAGGCTCTGCTTTACTTACCCATTGCTCCTGAAGTTGAAGATCCAGAAGAAAACCCCTATGGACCTCCACCAGATGCGGTTCAGAGTTCTTTAACTGATGAGGGAATAGGTTCTGAGAAGAAGAGGCAGTCCTCCTCTGATGGACCTCAGGCACCAAAGAAGAAGCCCAAAACCACCAACATTGAACTACAAGGAGTACCTAATGATG AAGTCCATCCGCTGCTGGGTGTGAAGGGAGATGGTAAATCCAAGAAGAAGCAAGCAGGCAGGCCTAAAGGATCAAAAGGTAAAGACAAAGATTCTCCATTTAAGCCGAAACTCTACAAAGGGGACAGAGGTGCTTTACCTCTGGAAGGAGCAGCGAAGGGTAAAGTGCAGGCGGAGCTGGGACAGCCTTTGACAG CAGGTGGTGCAATCTCAGAATTGTTATGA